The Vicia villosa cultivar HV-30 ecotype Madison, WI linkage group LG1, Vvil1.0, whole genome shotgun sequence genome includes a region encoding these proteins:
- the LOC131609585 gene encoding uncharacterized protein LOC131609585 — protein sequence MYFFFLVCFLSFFLLFYLFCPLATELSTMHNHTHQYPLPCLYCHPHSYIRMVQNLIERCLMFQMSQDQCIKTLEEHARIEPLVTLTVWRELQKENEEFFRAYYFSVGHFERKHWK from the exons ATGtactttttctttttggtttgttttctttctttctttcttctattCTATTTGTTTTGTCCATTAGCAACAGAATTAAGCACAATGCATAATCACACCCATCAATACCCTCTTCCTTGTTTGTATTGTCATCCACATAGCTATATTAGGATG GTTCAAAATTTGATAGAGAGATGCTTGATGTTTCAAATGAGTCAAGACCAATGCATAAAGACATTAGAAGAACATGCAAGGATTGAGCCACTTGTTACTCTTACAG TGTGGAGAGAGTTGCAAAAAGAGAATGAGGAGTTCTTTAGAGCATATTACTTTTCAGTTGGTCATTTTGAAAGGAAACATTGGAAATGA